A single genomic interval of Flavobacteriales bacterium harbors:
- a CDS encoding formimidoylglutamase: MTLSDIAIFFEPLPADFTVACEEGTLGEKVSAYTENAHFPEIEKGSVVLLGVVETRRSIAGEFNSDSLVSVRNRLYALKDHFVGLSLVDLGNINQGETVEDTYYALSSSIASIVKQGGVAVILGGGQDLTYANYLAYEKLEQVVNLVNVDSMFDIGDVEDAMKENRFMQKIILHQPNVLFNFSCLAYQTHHVLPREVDLMKKMYFDIYRLGEVQSNLEEVEPIVRNADMVSFDLTSIRISDYAVNQRSEPNGLYGEQACAISRYAGLSDKLSSIGFYNCLNAGDNESSAHLIAQLVWYFLWGVNNRKQDYPFADKSEYTKYTVTLENGRYDVIFYKSQRSDRWWMEVPYPSKLGAKYERHFMVPCGYQDYLRACEDEIPDRWWQTFQKLS, from the coding sequence ATGACACTGTCTGATATTGCCATATTTTTTGAGCCACTGCCAGCTGACTTCACTGTTGCATGTGAGGAAGGAACGCTTGGTGAGAAAGTATCGGCATACACCGAAAATGCCCATTTCCCAGAAATTGAAAAAGGATCAGTTGTTCTTTTAGGTGTTGTCGAAACGAGGAGGTCTATCGCTGGAGAGTTCAATTCAGATTCGTTAGTATCTGTGAGGAACAGATTATACGCCCTCAAAGACCACTTTGTGGGATTGAGTTTAGTCGATCTTGGAAATATCAACCAAGGAGAAACAGTCGAAGACACATATTATGCGCTCTCTAGTAGTATTGCTTCAATTGTGAAACAGGGCGGAGTGGCGGTCATATTAGGAGGAGGCCAAGATCTTACCTACGCCAATTACCTCGCTTACGAAAAACTTGAGCAGGTGGTGAACTTGGTCAATGTCGATTCCATGTTCGATATTGGCGATGTGGAAGATGCCATGAAGGAGAATCGCTTCATGCAAAAGATAATTCTGCATCAACCCAATGTGCTGTTTAACTTCAGCTGTCTCGCCTATCAAACGCACCATGTTCTTCCAAGGGAGGTTGACTTGATGAAGAAAATGTACTTCGATATTTATCGACTTGGAGAAGTTCAGTCGAATCTCGAAGAAGTTGAACCTATAGTAAGGAATGCAGATATGGTTTCCTTCGATCTCACAAGTATTCGGATATCAGATTATGCGGTCAATCAAAGGTCGGAACCTAATGGTCTTTATGGAGAACAAGCCTGTGCCATTTCCAGATATGCCGGCTTAAGTGATAAATTATCTTCAATCGGCTTTTACAATTGTCTTAATGCTGGCGATAATGAGTCGTCCGCTCATCTTATCGCCCAATTGGTTTGGTATTTCCTATGGGGCGTAAATAATCGGAAACAAGATTATCCATTTGCTGACAAGAGCGAATACACTAAATATACCGTCACATTGGAAAATGGGCGTTATGATGTGATTTTCTACAAGAGTCAACGAAGCGACCGATGGTGGATGGAGGTACCCTACCCGTCAAAACTTGGTGCTAAGTACGAACGTCATTT